One genomic segment of Aquipluma nitroreducens includes these proteins:
- a CDS encoding META domain-containing protein, which translates to MKTKILIILILFVVLIACNKDDEANVDNLYHSWEAKSFMSVESAAYPKTEGRKIGLVFFKDGTYGLNLDVNGCGGTFKVSDNSIEISSAMCTLICCDSKFSEKLAIMLPKVTTYKIDGKTLKLNVPQWGYIELELSE; encoded by the coding sequence ATGAAAACCAAAATTCTGATTATCCTGATCTTATTTGTGGTTTTGATTGCCTGCAACAAAGATGATGAGGCAAATGTGGATAACCTTTACCATTCCTGGGAAGCAAAGAGTTTTATGTCGGTCGAGTCGGCGGCTTATCCGAAAACTGAGGGCAGGAAGATTGGGCTTGTTTTCTTCAAAGATGGGACTTACGGATTAAATTTAGATGTTAATGGCTGTGGAGGTACATTTAAAGTGAGCGATAATAGTATTGAAATCTCTTCAGCTATGTGTACTCTCATTTGTTGCGACAGCAAATTTTCTGAAAAACTAGCCATTATGCTGCCCAAGGTTACTACTTACAAAATTGATGGAAAGACTCTGAAACTGAACGTTCCGCAATGGGGTTACATTGAACTAGAATTATCCGAGTGA